A genomic window from Longimicrobium sp. includes:
- a CDS encoding type II toxin-antitoxin system VapC family toxin has translation MILLDTHVWIWWVHGDERLTRAHRDVIAAHERIGIGVSAISCWEVAKLVQNKRLLLPCPTLEWLEVALGYPGVRIVELSPRIAAESTALPGEFHKDPADQIIVATARVLDCPLLTVDQLIVAYPHVQVV, from the coding sequence GTGATCCTTCTCGACACCCATGTGTGGATATGGTGGGTGCACGGCGACGAGCGGCTCACTCGAGCACACCGGGACGTGATCGCGGCGCACGAGCGCATCGGCATCGGCGTGAGCGCAATCTCTTGTTGGGAGGTCGCCAAGCTGGTGCAGAACAAGCGGCTCCTTCTTCCGTGCCCTACCCTGGAGTGGCTCGAAGTGGCCCTTGGATACCCAGGTGTGCGGATCGTTGAACTCTCACCCCGGATCGCCGCTGAGTCCACGGCCTTGCCTGGAGAGTTTCACAAGGATCCCGCTGACCAGATCATTGTGGCTACTGCTCGGGTGCTCGACTGCCCACTTCTTACGGTAGACCAACTGATCGTCGCGTATCCGCACGTTCAGGTCGTGTAA
- a CDS encoding VOC family protein, translating to MKQLTPVLVVDAIEPCLPFWVDRLGFTRTIEVPEDDRLGFVALQKDGVEVMVQTRSSVVAGAPRMEEFPFGGPTHLHIEVSDFDAVDRALEGAEVIVPRRTTSYGATEIVVREPCGHFIGFASVPSNGG from the coding sequence ATGAAGCAGCTCACCCCCGTCCTCGTCGTCGATGCGATCGAGCCATGCCTTCCGTTCTGGGTGGACCGGCTCGGGTTCACTCGGACGATCGAAGTACCCGAAGACGATCGGCTCGGCTTTGTTGCGCTCCAGAAGGACGGCGTCGAGGTCATGGTCCAGACGCGCTCCAGCGTCGTCGCGGGCGCACCCAGGATGGAGGAGTTTCCCTTTGGTGGTCCGACGCACCTCCACATCGAGGTTTCCGACTTCGATGCGGTCGATCGTGCGCTGGAAGGCGCGGAGGTGATCGTGCCGCGCCGGACGACCTCCTACGGAGCAACCGAGATCGTTGTCCGCGAGCCGTGTGGGCACTTCATCGGCTTTGCTTCCGTGCCATCCAACGGCGGGTAG
- a CDS encoding PadR family transcriptional regulator, whose amino-acid sequence MIRSVAPELTTPDLVVLSLLAEAPMHGYELNQELERREIRDWAGISRPQVYYSLRKLEKAAYISPLASEQSTARGPDRRVYGPTPEGERALADSLAREDWAIQRTLPPFLTWLALSSHARPGELRRQVGRRRRFLEDELAKERSTLQAIRQDSGPMVGAAELLVELTIRQFEAELEWLEAVERRLS is encoded by the coding sequence ATGATCCGATCCGTTGCCCCCGAGCTGACGACCCCCGACCTCGTGGTGCTGAGCCTCCTGGCCGAGGCCCCTATGCACGGATACGAACTCAATCAGGAGCTGGAGAGGCGGGAGATTCGCGATTGGGCCGGAATCTCTCGCCCGCAGGTGTACTACTCGCTCAGAAAGCTCGAGAAGGCCGCCTACATCAGCCCCCTCGCAAGCGAACAGTCCACCGCCAGGGGGCCGGATCGCAGGGTGTACGGCCCGACCCCCGAGGGGGAACGCGCGCTGGCGGATTCCCTGGCGCGAGAAGACTGGGCAATCCAGCGCACGCTCCCTCCCTTTCTCACCTGGCTGGCTCTTTCCAGTCATGCCCGGCCAGGCGAGTTGAGGCGGCAGGTGGGGCGGCGGCGCCGCTTCCTGGAAGATGAACTGGCAAAGGAGCGGAGTACGCTCCAGGCGATCCGACAGGACTCAGGCCCAATGGTCGGGGCCGCCGAGCTGCTGGTCGAACTGACGATTCGGCAATTCGAGGCCGAGCTGGAGTGGCTCGAAGCGGTAGAGCGGCGCCTGAGCTGA
- a CDS encoding alpha/beta hydrolase, with the protein MTDGARLGRAAAQWARTHRAHAGGWAMRYRTAGEGPPIVLVHGLGCSADYWMKNGPWLAAAGYRVLAMDLPGFGRTDGPPFLSIIQQAFAVSAFVEALQLGPAAFVGHSLSCQTVLELADTEPGRVAGLVLAAPTGDRRRKRLLYEAIGFALDVPREPPSLVPVIAEAYLRAGPVRWMRTWLGGKRHDAFGAAARVRAPALVLVGEDDPVSSPKFGAALARAIPGGRMQVIPNAAHAIIFDEPQGFNGAVLDFVRGIGLAPARE; encoded by the coding sequence GTGACGGACGGGGCACGCCTGGGCCGCGCGGCCGCGCAGTGGGCGCGCACGCACCGCGCGCACGCGGGGGGCTGGGCCATGCGCTACCGCACGGCGGGCGAGGGGCCGCCCATCGTCCTGGTGCACGGGCTGGGGTGCTCGGCGGACTACTGGATGAAGAACGGGCCCTGGCTGGCGGCCGCGGGCTACCGGGTGCTGGCGATGGACCTGCCCGGCTTCGGGCGCACGGACGGGCCGCCCTTCCTGAGCATCATCCAGCAGGCGTTCGCCGTTTCGGCGTTCGTAGAAGCGCTCCAGCTGGGCCCCGCCGCCTTCGTGGGGCACTCGCTCTCGTGCCAGACGGTGCTGGAGCTGGCCGATACCGAGCCCGGGCGCGTCGCGGGCCTGGTCCTGGCCGCGCCCACGGGCGACCGGCGGCGCAAGCGGCTGCTGTACGAGGCCATCGGGTTCGCGCTGGACGTTCCGCGCGAGCCGCCATCGCTCGTCCCGGTGATCGCCGAGGCGTACCTGCGGGCCGGGCCGGTGCGGTGGATGCGGACGTGGCTGGGCGGGAAGCGCCACGACGCCTTCGGCGCCGCCGCGCGGGTGCGCGCCCCCGCCCTGGTGCTGGTGGGCGAGGACGATCCCGTGTCGTCGCCCAAGTTCGGCGCGGCGCTGGCCCGCGCCATCCCCGGCGGGCGGATGCAGGTGATCCCGAACGCGGCCCACGCCATCATCTTCGACGAGCCGCAGGGGTTCAACGGCGCCGTGCTCGACTTCGTCCGCGGCATCGGCCTCGCTCCCGCACGGGAGTGA
- a CDS encoding alpha/beta fold hydrolase produces MPFRTLVPPRSLPGRHVRWRDLDLRTHQADFGPYRIHWAETGAGDDALVLLHGLSGSSRWWARNIPALAARYRLYIPDVVGFGRSRVPAYTLPDVPAVASVLAEWMRGAAGEPVHLVGHSMGGQIAIHVAARFGESVRRLALVDAAGLPRPLTPRHVMRFAYEVAPPRRWGDPTFLPVMLGDALSAGPWTVLRALRHILRDDVRPLLGEIAHPTLIVWGEHDTIIPPDHGVQMRQAIPDSRLLVLRDAYHVPMVDRPHDFNQALLAFLAGEEVGE; encoded by the coding sequence TTGCCCTTTCGCACCCTCGTTCCGCCGCGTTCCCTTCCCGGCCGCCACGTCCGCTGGCGCGACCTGGACCTGCGCACGCACCAGGCGGACTTCGGCCCGTATCGCATCCACTGGGCCGAAACGGGAGCAGGCGACGATGCACTGGTGCTGCTGCACGGATTGAGCGGCTCGTCGCGCTGGTGGGCGCGCAACATTCCCGCGCTGGCCGCACGCTATCGCCTGTACATTCCCGACGTCGTGGGCTTCGGGCGCAGCCGGGTGCCTGCGTACACGCTGCCCGACGTGCCCGCCGTCGCCTCCGTCCTCGCGGAGTGGATGCGGGGCGCCGCGGGCGAGCCCGTGCACCTGGTCGGCCATTCGATGGGCGGGCAGATCGCCATCCACGTGGCGGCGCGCTTCGGCGAAAGCGTCCGGCGGCTGGCGCTGGTGGACGCGGCCGGGCTTCCCCGCCCGCTCACGCCCCGCCACGTGATGCGCTTTGCATACGAGGTGGCGCCGCCGAGGCGCTGGGGCGATCCCACCTTCCTTCCGGTGATGCTGGGCGACGCCCTTTCCGCCGGGCCGTGGACGGTGCTGCGCGCCCTGCGCCACATCCTGCGCGACGACGTGCGCCCCCTGCTGGGCGAGATCGCGCATCCCACGCTGATCGTGTGGGGCGAGCACGACACCATCATCCCCCCGGACCACGGGGTGCAGATGCGCCAGGCCATCCCCGATTCGCGGCTCCTGGTGCTCCGCGACGCCTATCACGTGCCCATGGTGGACCGGCCCCACGACTTCAACCAGGCGCTGCTGGCCTTTCTGGCGGGCGAGGAGGTGGGCGAGTGA